Proteins encoded in a region of the Deinococcus aestuarii genome:
- a CDS encoding efflux RND transporter periplasmic adaptor subunit, translating into MDQASRPVKDAESLPASSPGRSPAPTDRKRRAFPWGWLLVPLLLGGVGYVGYRLGQDDAGSAASAGGGFAAGGAGGSSSRQGQAGSAQGAGARTGGQGTGTSGQAGTGQAAGGQGSAAAGASGTGSGRGAGQGQGAGGTPGGTGVVTPVQATTVQTGTLRTERRLTGTVASAQAVTVSARTSGTVTNIAVDVGGQVNAGQTVLSLSNSDLNTSVESARNALETAQVQLRTQTNTVQSGRAQLQQQVNAAQTALNNAQQNLDALQRLAAIGAASRVEVNNQLAQVEAARTTLTTAQANLAENTRAQTEGLAEARLAVQRAQITLNQAQQAAAAVRVTAPFAGQVTALNVSEGQYLPANSEAFSLVSSQRQVAVNVPATEASSLPVGAALTFVVGGQKYPLKVSQNAGAPVSGSVPLVARFVETTPPALGAVGSVVYTAKVATGALVPSTALQVDGDQTYVFTVEAGKAQQQQVTVLGQAGTQSAVNGVEAGASVITQPPTGLLDGASVTTASGSSQRSSQTGPGAGSPPPGGAP; encoded by the coding sequence ATGGATCAGGCATCGAGGCCAGTCAAAGACGCAGAGAGCCTGCCTGCCTCCTCGCCGGGCCGCTCGCCCGCTCCTACCGACCGGAAACGCCGTGCCTTCCCCTGGGGGTGGCTGCTCGTGCCGCTGCTGCTCGGTGGGGTCGGGTACGTCGGTTATCGGCTGGGGCAGGACGACGCGGGCAGCGCGGCAAGCGCGGGCGGAGGCTTTGCAGCAGGTGGTGCGGGAGGTTCCAGCTCCCGGCAGGGGCAGGCGGGCTCGGCTCAGGGAGCAGGGGCCCGGACAGGCGGTCAGGGGACCGGGACAAGCGGACAGGCAGGTACCGGGCAGGCCGCAGGAGGCCAGGGCAGTGCCGCCGCTGGGGCCTCCGGCACCGGGAGCGGCCGGGGGGCGGGCCAGGGACAGGGGGCAGGCGGCACGCCCGGCGGAACCGGCGTCGTCACCCCCGTCCAGGCCACGACCGTTCAGACGGGCACCCTCCGCACCGAGCGGCGCCTGACGGGCACGGTCGCCTCGGCGCAGGCGGTCACGGTGTCGGCACGCACGTCGGGCACCGTGACGAACATCGCGGTGGACGTGGGCGGGCAGGTCAACGCCGGGCAGACGGTCCTCTCGCTCAGCAACAGCGACCTCAACACCAGCGTGGAGAGCGCGCGCAACGCGCTGGAGACGGCGCAGGTGCAGCTCCGCACCCAGACGAACACGGTGCAGAGCGGGCGGGCGCAGCTCCAGCAGCAGGTCAACGCGGCGCAGACGGCCCTGAACAACGCCCAGCAAAACCTCGACGCCCTCCAGCGCCTCGCGGCCATCGGGGCGGCGTCGCGGGTGGAGGTGAACAACCAGCTCGCGCAGGTGGAGGCGGCCCGCACGACCCTCACGACCGCGCAGGCCAACCTCGCCGAGAACACCCGCGCCCAGACGGAGGGGCTGGCGGAGGCCCGCCTCGCCGTCCAGCGGGCGCAGATCACGCTCAACCAGGCGCAGCAGGCGGCGGCGGCCGTGCGCGTGACCGCTCCCTTCGCGGGGCAGGTCACGGCGCTGAATGTCAGCGAGGGCCAGTACCTCCCGGCGAACAGCGAGGCCTTCTCACTTGTCAGCAGCCAGCGGCAGGTGGCGGTGAACGTGCCCGCCACGGAGGCTTCCTCGCTGCCCGTGGGCGCGGCGCTGACCTTCGTCGTCGGGGGGCAGAAGTACCCGCTCAAGGTGTCGCAGAATGCGGGCGCCCCCGTCAGCGGCAGCGTGCCGCTCGTCGCGCGATTCGTGGAGACGACCCCTCCCGCGCTGGGCGCGGTCGGCTCGGTGGTCTACACCGCGAAGGTGGCGACGGGCGCCCTGGTGCCCAGCACCGCGCTCCAGGTGGACGGGGACCAGACGTACGTCTTCACGGTCGAGGCCGGCAAGGCCCAGCAACAGCAGGTCACCGTCCTCGGACAGGCGGGCACCCAGTCCGCCGTGAACGGGGTTGAAGCGGGGGCTTCGGTCATCACCCAGCCGCCGACCGGCCTGCTCGACGGCGCGAGCGTGACGACCGCGAGCGGCAGCAGTCAGCGGAGCAGCCAGACGGGACCCGGCGCGGGCAGCCCGCCCCCCGGAGGTGCGCCGTGA